The Clupea harengus chromosome 5, Ch_v2.0.2, whole genome shotgun sequence genomic sequence AGGAGAAAGCAGGCCTGCACTTGCCCCAATAGGAAACTCACACTAACAAACcttccccttgtgtgtgtgtgtgtgtgtgtgtgtgtgtgtgtgtgtgtgtgtctttgcccgTCTCCACAGAGGTAAACCAGTCAATGGGGACTACCGCAAGGACCCCCGTGAGCGCAGCCGTAGCCCCCCGGAGCGAGCCTCCGTGCCGGCCGTGAGTTTGCACGCCGGGTCCCTGTACGGCCACATGCCCAGCCTGGCCATGGACCAGCCCCTCGCACTGACCAAACACAGCCTGGACGCCGCCCGCTCGCTAGTCCTCTCGCCCAACGTCAGCCCCGTCGAGCGCCAGCAGGTAACCACACCGCCTCCAGGAAGACCAGGCCACAGAAAGGCTCAACTGTGCGCCAGCAGGAAGGAAGCTGAAAGCAGCACATTTATTGACACACTAGTCACCTATTTCTTTCACCAGTTACATTTCTTCACAAAATAGTCTGTTGGCTATTTtaaaaatgctctgtgtgtgtttttactttttcaaatgTTTCTGTAGTGGTGCAGGAGCTCAAAAGGTGTTGCTCTTCTAGTCTTCATGTCCTTGTTTGTCTCCTTCTTCATGTCCTTGTTTGTCTCCTTCTTCATGTCCTTGTTTGTCTCCTTCTTCATGTCCCTGTTTGTCTCCTTCTTCATGTCCTTGTTTGTCTCCTTCTTCATGTCCTTGTTTGTCTCCTTCTTCATGTCCTTGTTTGTCTCCTTCTTCATGTCCCTGTTTGTCTCCTTCTTCATGTCCTTGTTTGTCTCCTTCTTCATGTCCCTGTTTGTCTCCTTCTTCATGTCCTTGTTTGTCTCCTTCTTCATGTCCCTGTTTGTCTCCTTGTTTGAGCAGAATCGGCCCTCTGTGATCACCTGTGCCCCGGCCAACAACCGCAACTGTAACCTCTCCCACTGCCCCGTCTCCCACAACGGCTGCTCCTCTGGCCTGGCCCCCAACTACAGGAGACCCTCCAGCTGTAAGTAGCCACTCTCTCCACTCTGAAGCCCCTCTGGAGAACACTCTCCAGACTCAAACACCAAAGAGACGTTAGAAGTTTAGGTACCTGAAGTTGTGACAGACATTAAAATAATTACCAACAACTTCAAATTGTTGCCGGTCAATACGGACAGGTGGCTCCATCTGAGAAGGAAGTATCCTAGTACTGCCCGAGTGAAATGTTCTACAGACAATGCGATTCCAAAGCCTCATACACATCAAAACGACTCGCTCCTCGCCCATCACTTTGTAGCTGGTCGCTAGTGGGTGTATGTTTCCCCCGTTGTTAAAGTGTCTGAGTGAAACAAGCAATAGACTAGCTTGCTCGATATTAGCATATACAGGATAAACATATAGCTAGTCTGTACTCACATGCATCAACAGTGAACTGGAAACATTTGACCCACATTTAGTTTCTTTTTGATACAACAATTAACAGTATAATGTTCGTGGACATTGTTTCCTTCTCAGAACTGTTTGGGGAACTCAGTCCTGGTCTGTGAATGGTATCTTTTACTCCCATTGGTAGTCGCTTAAATCGCGTCACTTCAGAGTTAGGATAAGTTACGTTTTTTGCGTTGCCTACGATGAGTTTGCCTGCCACCGCTGTAAGTCGCCGAATGTCATTGCCATTCCATGGCCTTTGGTGGCGACATCGCTGCACGTCCGCCATCTACGCGTAGTCTGTAGGGGCCTTAAGACATAGTCATAGGGATGAGTGATAAGTGGGGTCAGAGGCCTGCTGTTGGCACTGGAGCTCAGCACAGGTCAGTGTAGGGTCACGGGAAAAGAAGTTTCACATCCCATCTGGGACCGGCGCTCTGAGATCTTCAGTTCTGGTGCTCTGGCACACGGGGGAAGATTCTAATCAAGTCCAGATTGAGTTGTGtaacttccacacacacaaaaaaaacacttcctgACGTACTCTCTTGTTTTATGAACTTTTATTATCTACCATATGAATCTGTCCACTTCTCTAGTGCTAAGGGTTTCTTCTACATTGAGATGACCcattcttccttcctctctctctgctatagCTAACAGTACGGCCTGTGACCCTGTGATCGAGGAGCACTTCCGCCGCAGCCTGGGCAAGAACTACAAGGAGCCGGAGCCCGTGACCAACTCGGTGTCCATCACCGGCTCGGTGGACGaccactttgccaaggcgttgGGTGAGACCTGGCTCCAGATCAAGGCCAAGGGCGGCTCCACCGGCAGCCCTGAGTCCTCGCCCAGCAGCCACATGCTCAACCACAGTCACTCCCCCTCAGTCGTCTCCTGAAAGAGGACCAGACCAGagcccatccccccccccccccccccccaaccttaACCCTGTAGCCCCCCGCCCAGTGAGCCTTGGCTTCTGACAAACCATGCGTGCATGTTTTAGCGCAGCGCGGCGCGGACAGCATTGCTAGTGTATAGCTGTGTACAtaagacagagggggaaaaaaaaggaggtgCTTCATCTgtaatttttttatgttttttcttttttttgtgtgttttattttttcttgtcttttgccttactttttcatttctttttgaaGTATGTTTGCCTTCATTTGCTTGGCATATGCAGCATTGCCcacagtgtaaaaaaaaaaagaaagaaagaaaccatGCAGGAACCATTTTGTTTTGAACTAGGTATTAGCAGCTTGCCTCTTAACGACCTGCTGGAGTTACCAAAGAACCTTCTGATGCGAAACCTTTAGTCGAAGAACAAGCAGTTCTTTCATGGCAGTATTTGATCTG encodes the following:
- the vgll4b gene encoding transcription cofactor vestigial-like protein 4b isoform X1 — encoded protein: MWIPFVNGCFPIISNRVSPRMETPLDVLSRAASLVHADDEKREAALRGEPRMQPMSLSSAVSNHRTGPPPISPSKRKHSGDPAHDDLDCSTEHVAKMSRLFAAQLGKPVNGDYRKDPRERSRSPPERASVPAVSLHAGSLYGHMPSLAMDQPLALTKHSLDAARSLVLSPNVSPVERQQNRPSVITCAPANNRNCNLSHCPVSHNGCSSGLAPNYRRPSSSNSTACDPVIEEHFRRSLGKNYKEPEPVTNSVSITGSVDDHFAKALGETWLQIKAKGGSTGSPESSPSSHMLNHSHSPSVVS
- the vgll4b gene encoding transcription cofactor vestigial-like protein 4b isoform X3, producing METPLDVLSRAASLVHADDEKREAALRGEPRMQPMSLSSAVSNHRTGPPPISPSKRKHSGDPAHDDLDCSTEHVAKMSRLFAAQLGKPVNGDYRKDPRERSRSPPERASVPAVSLHAGSLYGHMPSLAMDQPLALTKHSLDAARSLVLSPNVSPVERQQNRPSVITCAPANNRNCNLSHCPVSHNGCSSGLAPNYRRPSSSNSTACDPVIEEHFRRSLGKNYKEPEPVTNSVSITGSVDDHFAKALGETWLQIKAKGGSTGSPESSPSSHMLNHSHSPSVVS
- the vgll4b gene encoding transcription cofactor vestigial-like protein 4b isoform X2 produces the protein MLLTKMDLLNYQYLDKMNNNIGILCYEGEAALRGEPRMQPMSLSSAVSNHRTGPPPISPSKRKHSGDPAHDDLDCSTEHVAKMSRLFAAQLGKPVNGDYRKDPRERSRSPPERASVPAVSLHAGSLYGHMPSLAMDQPLALTKHSLDAARSLVLSPNVSPVERQQNRPSVITCAPANNRNCNLSHCPVSHNGCSSGLAPNYRRPSSSNSTACDPVIEEHFRRSLGKNYKEPEPVTNSVSITGSVDDHFAKALGETWLQIKAKGGSTGSPESSPSSHMLNHSHSPSVVS